TAATCTATTAGCAATTCTCTTAAACAACTTTTACTGAAGGTATCATGAGAATGGTATTGACGTGTTCTTAGTGAAATTGGACTGACAGGTCATTGGTCTTTCAGGGTTCAATGCAATGTATGTCATGTGGTTTAACTTGATCTATGGAACCACTGATTATCCTGTACCAATTTTAACAGAATGAGTACTAGATGAAATTGTCAAAGAGCAATATGTAGAGAATGCTAGTAGTATGCTAGTCAGATTACCATACATGTTCATTTTATTCATGCCAGCATTGACCAATACTCCAATAGTTACTTTCATAATGTTTATACATAAACGATACCACTCATGAATACACGATTCACATTTCCAGTGTGATATTCTAAACCCTTGTGCACAagtataaaataatttataaatggAATCAGAGGGAGTACTGAATTAATACATGGAAACCTACAATGTCAGGACAGAAGGAAGTTGTGTTTGATAACAGCAATAGCTCATATTAAACATGGACACCAAATGGATAGTTGGAGGCAAGTCAGCTTGGGAAAACTAAGCTTTACATCTTTTTGTCAACATCTTAAATCTTCTGATCCAGTTTCTTTACTTTTCTTGACAACCAGCTATAATTTATAAACGACAAATTAAGGCATACTAGTGCTGAACATGTCACTATGCACTGGATATGCATATTTACTTTCATTTGTAGGGGTTGGTTTTAAGTCAGTTAGTGGGTCTTGCATCTTTTAAACAGTTCCCTATCAACTATAGCTAGCATTCATGTCTTAGTTTCTCTGTGTTGTTTTTAAGACTCAGGATGCCCTATAATTTTGTTGAATTTTCTGTGCTATTGTGTATATCTCCTTGCTCCAGCAAACAATCTGTTTGTTATTTTAGCTGTGCATCAGAAACAATGTACATTCGTGCTTTGCTTAATTGTCTGTCAGAACCAATCTATTATATGGCTTGAATGTTTTGTTATACTGTGAAACACAGAGAAATATTGTGCTCCCTAAGAAATATTGATGGTGAACTTGTGAGGCCTGCTGCATTCATTGGTCAAAGTTCTACAGGTATGATAATGTGTTATCGGTGATCAGCTGAGATTTAATTGTAGATCACTGATTTCATAGAAGTATGATTTTGAAACATATGATCTATAGTTCTTTACTTTTTATTTCAATATGCTAAGTTCTTCAATTAGAATATGTGTTCTGGTCTGATTTTCATTCTCCAGGAGTTTGTAGCATTTTGGATGGTAATGACCATACGAAATAAACATAGTGGTCTCCTACATTTTCCTTTATCCAAGTAGTTTAGTGGTAGTAATATTCTATGAATGGAGCATTTATGCATTTAAACATATGAATCATATGATGTGTTTATTTATTTCAAGTTTTTTGCCTTTAGGTGATCAACTGAAGGGCCAGACACAGAAAATGCAACAAGCTATTTTGCATGTATTGAACTATATACTCTGCTCATCCAtgatttgcatttttttcttctatctgACTGTAAATTGTTTACAGAAATTCCGGTCTGGGGAATACAATATTTTAGTGGCAACATCAATTGGTGAGGAAGGACTAGATATTATGGAGGTTGATCTTGTGGTTTGTTTTGATGCCAACATCTCCGCATTAAGGATGATTCAACGTATGGGAAGGACTGGAAGGAAGAACGAAGGGAGAGTTGATATCCTTTTTTTGGTTGGTGAAAATTGAAAATTGCCAAAGTGCCGCAAAAATTGCATTTTTTAAATGTATTTCTCTCTCAGCATTGGTTACCTTAACTTCCCAAACTGGTTTTGGCTTGTAGCGGACAGGAGATGAAAGGGTACTTAAGTAAGCAAGGAAATACTAAAACTATGAAGAAGTTATTGCGTGATCGTCGCAGATTTGAATACCATGATAGTCCTAGGATGGTAATTCTTTTTATCATCGTGTTCATAAAGTTGCTTCTTAAATCTGGAGGAGCTAATTGCATAAATTCATGATGCACCCTATAGGTTCCACATGTTTATAATCCAGAAGTTAAGTTTGTTGAATTATCCATAGAGAAGTATATTCCTTGCTCAAAGAAAAGCAAAGTTGATGTGAATGTCGCATCTCCAATCTTTAATAAGATGTCACAGGATGATGGTCGATTGATTGCTCGGTACTTTGGTGCATGCAAAGAAGATTTCTGGAAGCCATCTCTTGTTACATTTCCTAGCTTCCAGGTTTCACCATGTGATATCTACAGAGTGCCACATTCGTTCCGAACAACGAACATGCTAATTGATGCTATGCAACAACTTCAAGATCTTTCTTTCTCTAGGACAAAGGTAGATTCATTGAAGATCTGTGTGACTTCTCTGTAGACATTTAGAAATGAAAACAGAAGTCCTAAAATTTTCTGAACACCTTTTCAGTGTGCAAGCCCTTTGGAAGGACCTGCTGATGTACCAGTTGCAATGGATGAGGCACCCGAAGGTCAGTGCTTGTCATATCCTTCCCATTTTAGTTTACTCAGTTCATTATATTAATTTTGCAATGTTATCAGATTCTAAAAATGGTTTACTGGTTCCATATATAGTTTCTTTGGGCCTACGGtttctttaataaaatcattttttttttatttgagaagATCAAAGAAGAAATTACAGTTTTGGAAGGAAGCAGGGCTGTTTAAAACTAATGCCGAGTAGCCTCCTATAGAGGTTGGGGGTAGTTTTTCCTTGGGTGGTTGGTTCTTCTTCCACTGTCGATGGCATTCTGTCAGttcccggcaaaaaaaaaaaggattttttttattcactcAGCTTATTATTGTGCATGCAGAGTTTTAAGCTTGCTCTTTTCTGATTGATATATGACATTCTAAACCTGTGAACCATTTATAGGCCTATTCGGTGCTGATGGATCGAAAGAGGTAATTCCCCAGGAATATTGTGGTTTGGAAGTTTTATCCGGTGAAGCTGCATGGAGTAAAAATGTTCTCGTACCAAGTTCACCAATTAAGAAATATCCTGTCCACTCTTTCTTCAGTGGAGATTATGTAGCCGTGGATGTTAGCGGTTATGTCTCAATCACCTTTGTACCTGCTCTACCGAGGACATCTGAATTCCATAAGGATGCCAGGAATGTAAATTGGCACCAAAAGGTCCAGAACAAGACCACGTCCGTCAAATTGGCTGCTGACATCAGTAGACCAACGATTGAATTCGATTGCCTTGCAGGTTTTGCTTATTCAAGTAAACCTATCCTTACAGATGAGTTTGGTTTAGCTCCCCATTCACCTGAATACACTGAAAGATATGGCCGCACTGATGACAGACATGTACGTGGAACTCCACCTCCTAAaacattggtaagtccaaaagaaaTATGCCACAAACCCTGCAATTCTAAACCAGTGAGCCCAGGTCTGTCAGGTCAAGAAGATATGGAGCTTAGTCCAAGACTAACATATTATATTGAAGAAGGAATTGTTCCTGAGTCTCCGATGCTTGAAGTTGGCCACAAACATTTAGAGACAGACAGTGCTGCAAATGCTGATTTTGTGCAGCAAAAGGTTGATTTTTCAAAATCACACAGTGAGGGAGCAAAGGCCAATGAGTTGAAATCTAGAAATGGACCTCTGAACTTTGAGGGGAAAGGGCAATATTTTTCTGAGATATCCAGACTTGCTGTCTCACCAGGAGAGAATGCCCTAGATCAGACTCAAGCAAACAAAGAAGAGCGGATGCATCCATCAAATGTGAAAATACATAGTCCAGCTGCTCATACTCCAATGGCAAATCTACTATGTGATAGTTTCTCTGATGATTGGCAGCTTAGGTCAGGAGGGGACACACCAGGGTCAGTCCGGGAAGCACCCAAGTACAAAAGACTTTGCAAATATGCTGACAAGATCAAAAGAGTTTCCTCCATGTCTTTAGATGACAGATATGATATTGCTGCTGGAGGAAACCACAATTTTGCTACCAAAAGTATGTTAAACCTTACACACTATTAGTGAGTTGAGCCTCTTTCGTGTAATTCTCTTTAATTTTGCAAGTTTCTATTTAGGCTTCTTAAccttatactataattacaactttcaaatctctcttttttttgtgcaTATATTTGATAGATTCCTTTTGATTCCAAATCTAGGAAACAAAAGGAGGGCCAAGATGTGTCTGGATACCTTTATTGATGATGAAGCTGAGTATGATttctaaaatcttttatataatatttagCAAACAAACTAAAGCTGGTCCTGTAACTATTAGTAGAGCTTACCAATATGAATCATTGTTTAGATTAATTTATAAATGTCTTACATGCACTAGGGTGTCTGAAGATGCTGATGTTTCAGCGGATGAGGGTAATGATCATAGTGAAGATAATTATGAAGACAGTTTTATTAATGACCAGGCTACTCCTACGGGCCAATTTACCCAAAGCGTACATCGTGGTGAAAACAGTGGTGACATGATGGCCTTCTACAGGTATTATTACTTGATCAAACAACACTTTTTTCTTTCTACCCATGTGTTTGTTTTGAACAATCCTGCTTGTGTCATTCTTTCTGCCCCCCAAAAAAGTGCTGTTGGACATGTCCCTTGTGCAGTTGCAATTTCAACTTTTCATGGTTCGATATCTGTGAAGTCATCAGTACAGTCCCAAATTACAGTATATTGCTTTACAACCGATTGGTTGTAGTGGAGCTGTACAATTGCCAGTTGGGCTTTGGGCGCATCTGCGAttagattaatttgaataagCTACTCAGTATATAATGCAAAAAACTAGCAGCATTTCTATGTTCGCCTAGAAGTTCTGAAGTTGTAATCaagtatataaatttatttaaatttttgtaCATTGAATACCTAATGACAAAGTGGCTATTATGACACAAACTAGCTTATCTTATCTGTAAGAAGTTTGTACATCAGCCATGTTGGAAACTCGGAACCAGATAAATGTGGAGTGAGCATTATCCTTTTTCAGTTCAACAGCAGCCAAGATTTTTGTATAGATGAGCATCGCTGTGGCCTGTGTTCATGTTTCTGTACTTTTGATTAAATTTGCTGAAAGAAACTTTGAAACTCAATTTCCATCTGATGTTTTTTGCAGGCGGTCGCTGCTTACTCAGACCCCAATAGTGCTGCCCTCAAGGTACCAAGATGTCCCTGACAATTCTGCTTCAAGAAGCGGAAGCGCAAGTGCGAGCTGTTCTTCAGAGAACTTGCACAATTCTATGGAGACTCCACAAGGGATCCATCAACCACACCATACCATTGGCCCTAGTCCTCTAGGGGACCAACAAAGCTTTGTGGCTAGGGCCAGCTCAATGAAGGAACAAGGTGAAACAAGTCTAGCCCATTGTGAGTCATCCACCACATTAGACTGCAGAAAGAGGAAGCTAAGTTTCCAACAAGCTGCCTCCATCCCTGTTATAAACCTTGAACCGGAActggcaccggcaccggcaccaCAACCTTCCTCACACATTACTACTGGAGTCAACAATAACTTCGTTTGGGACGACGATGATTTCTTCGAGAGCCTTGATCTCGATGCAATCGAAGCACAAGCGACCGAACTCTGGAGACTCAAGAAAGAACAATCCACACAGAGATCCTTTGGGAACTAGGCAAGCATCAGGGATAAGGATCTGAGATCGTGAGCTCATGCTGGTGAAGAGTCATTCAGAATGTTTTATCTAGCTGTTGGACCAGATCATCCTGGACCATGGTCAGGAATCCTGGGATGGCAACAGCATCAACCTACCAGCCCGATTACTCGTGGGCTTTTCAAGGTTTGAGCTTGCAGATCACAGTATCAGGCAACAAGATATTCAGGTGAATACTGTTTCTCCGCCCATAATTACCATCCTATACCATTGGGATATTTATAGGGAGCTTGGAAGATCAGGACATGATGAAGCGAGTTTTGTAGGGGCGTGGACTGTTAATATgaatgtatgtatgtacatgcATCCCGTACATATTTATACACCCTGTATCACACTAGTTTTCTCTCTGTAAATATAAGTTCTTTTGCTGTATACTTGCAACACCTCGTTGGATAAATGTTCTTCTGATAGCCTAGTGAGCAGTATGGCTTCTGCTTGGATGGAGCCATGGTCGCAGCTCCTTGCTGCTGCAAGTGCTTGCTTTTGCTTGCAAGGTATGGCatagtatcttttttttctcgccTCATGTGGTATATAGCAATAGTTGCTGGTGGTTGCTGCACAGAATCAGCAGGAAAATAGCAGTAGTAGGACACTATTATCATTATTCCGTACCTGTCAATTCCGTGTCGATCTTAACGTGCAAGGTTCGGCGACAAGCTCGATAGTGTTGTTGAAGTGTGAACGTGTAGATTCTGGCACACGCATTAATTCCCTCACGCGTTTCTTCGTCTCGCTCTCAACTGTCACAACTCTCGTCACTACATCTATCAACATACCACAACACGAGCGCATAATATCTCAAATCTCTCGCCTCGCACGCAATGCAGGTTATGTTTGGCACGCTCAGcttagccaaacagtttcagctcaaCTAAATAGTTTCAACTCTATCTAAAAAGAAAACGAGCTGGATAGAGTTCTcacacaaaataaactaaaaaggTAGATctgggtttagacagctccagagctaaatttaagagttggaACTCTACCAAACATGCCTGTAGTAATTTACTGCGCCGGCTATGAGCTTAATATTTCTCTAAAAGTGTACTCAGGTCCCGTTCTTTTTCGAGTAAAATATAGATTTTACCTCGATTTCATTAGCAtgtttttaaactgttaaaccgTGTATTTCacgtgaaaactttctatataaatgttgctataaaatatcagataaatatgtttccaagtttataataattaaaacacaaCTGATTATGTGCTAATGGATTTCtcgtttttttaaagataactCCATCTTTATCTTTAGTAGAAACAAACGCCACCTTTATGCTAACAATTTAGTGCTAATAACAACGTTTAACTCTCATATCACAACTTTAACCGATAGTACTTTTTTTATGTTGGTCTAGAGTTATGTTTTGTTGGTACAATAGTCATGTTGTTGGATTCTCTTTCATAGCAGCGTGGGGGACTCATATTAGctttcggaaaaaaaaacaatggttgAAGTCAGTATGCTCAATAAAACGTTGTCATTCATTGAACAATGGAGTAAAATACTAAATCCAATATCCATGGTTGCAAAAGTTACTGCAGTATCAAAACACATTGACAGACGACAAAAATAGTACGAGTAGTACGAAGTACTGTACTACATAACTTTGTACTTGTGAAGTGTTCAAACATGGAAAAGTAGTTATACATGTCAACGATGAGAATATGAGGAGTATTCCTGCGACTGCCCCATCGCCAAACATCATacttgtaaataaaaaataatttataaataaaacttttatgtatgtgttcctaacaatccaaaaacaaaaacaaagatgattgaaaaataaactttaatgaaaaacttcaaaatcagctccaaatttaaagttaaaaatttaaattgtcTAATAAGTACAAGCATAAAATAAAATGAGGCTCGTGGTCTGAACAGAGAGATTCTGGGGTGACAATTACGAGCGATGAAAATAACATTTTCTGATGGCGTATCATGGAGAAAGTTCTTCCCTGGTTTACCAGTAATAGTACGTAAAGCAACGTAATGGCCTGCAAGGAACAGACACCGCCGGCGTTATTTGTTTAATGATCCTTATTTCCATGTTGAACAAATCAATGTGCATGTGTGCTGTTTTGATGTCAGAAATTAAATTGAAGTTGGTTAGAATATTTTGTTTCTGTCGTGTTCAGAGAATAACATGGCACATGGACGACCTGTACTCAGATGTTCTAGCTTGTTCTTTTAACTTGATCTACCTTAATCCCTAAGATATTAGTATTAATACACTACTATAGCCACGTCAAGCATAGGCGCTTCTAGGGGTGGTTCCAGTACCACCCAAAAAATCCTATcccaatacatatatatataaatatatatatatataaatatatatatatatatatatatacatatatatatatatatatatatattaaatttatttggtgctccatggtgcccgggcaccattgttgaaattgagtatatacccaattcaaatgagtatgaaacttttttaattacttaggtattaacattaactactttactaactagttcaaagcaagtttgaactgaatttgaacttgtttttattagattttgattctaggtatatagcatccatacatataattagttaggtatgtaatcatagattgtgaaataaatttaaatttgagttgttttgttgataggtataggtatgaattaaattattataactaggtatatactcacaatttgaaaattttgaaaaatttgagtgattttgtgcatttgataccatggtgcccgggcaccatggtgccccatatgagtgtcatatatatatatatatatatatatatatgcatatgagaaaataaatctttaaaaaaactcttttattattatattactaTGTATATTTGATTAATTTATACTTTTAACTTAGTTATATTTAGggtatttaaaaaattatataagttaGACCACCCATACAATATTTTTAGATACGCCACTGACGTTAAGTCACGATAGTTTTCTGTAATATCACAAGAAACCTACTAGTACTTCTGCCATTTTCGTCTAATAATCTTCTGTTTCACTTCCAGTAACACTACTAGAATTCACAAGTATCCCTAGAGCCAAAAACCCTAGGGAACAGCCAAAAAACTCTAGGGATCGGGTTTCCCTACAGTGAACCCTAGGGAATGGCCCCTAGGGAAGCGTTCTATGGGAACAAATTGGTTCCCTTTGGTTTTCTTGGTAGAATCTAGGAAAAGAAGCTTTCCAcgtgttccaaaatatagggaTTGAATGCCACCTGGACAGAAAAAATCCAACGTGGAAAGTGGTACGGCACCTTAGGGAACATTTTTATTGGAGTAGTTCATTTAGAAATTAATGCAGATTAATTTAGCTCTTAATTAATCGTTGATtagttttatttgtttattttatttcttttgcaaaCTAGCCAGTAAGCATTCCAATCATTTTCGTCAACTTGCttgaacaaaaaatatatatactgcatTATAAAGTTAATCTCAACAGTAAAAATTGGGAGTACATGCAAAGTTGCCCAtcgaaaaacaaaagaaaaaaacacacacgcAGAGGGAGAGTACATCCAGAGTTTAAAATTGACGAACACTTAATAGATCGTGGCTTTGCTCTCTCAAAAGACAAAATAAAACACAAATATAGCCTTCTGCAGTAGTTGTATCCAATGCGAATAGTACGTAATAGCACTTCCAGAAGTCATCAAGCTGCAAAATGAGTAGGAAGGTTGAAGAAAATAAGAACTTATGGAAATCTGcagctacatatatatatacgtgggATTCTTTATTTGTTCaatataataagcacatgaTTTCTAGCTTTGATTACTAACCGTAGTAATAAGTTCTTGACTTCTCGGCCTTACCGATCTGCATCAAGCACCGAATCcatcaaaaatcaaaacttcAAAATATGCACAGGAAAATATCTGCTCGAGTACCTTTGCTAAATGCTAACTAGAGAGCAGCTCGGCAACACCACGCTGCACAGGTCGCCGTGGCCTTGATTCACCCCTGTCCCGGCGTCGCCTCTCAGCCGCAAACAAATGCAATCAGCCCACGCCCACCACGGCCTTCAGGAGTGCTGCTGCAACCACCCTCAAAGGTCGAAGCTCCTGTCGATCTCTACTACTTGAGAGTAGATTTGGTGGTGGAGACTAGAGAGGGAGTTGATTTGGGGAGGAAGAGATGAAAGAACATGTTGAAGGAAGAAAAAAGGGGAAAGTTTAGCAGCTTGGGGTACTTTATTACTTTCCAATGGAAAGCGAATATGGTGCACAGTCCAAATTTTGGATTCACAAGGCGGGAGAAACAATTACAACCTTTCCACATGGTTGGTTTCTGAAAAAGTCAGTGGACCCTGCCACCGTGGTTCTCCTATCAGTGCGAACTGTACTAGTTTCCCTATGAGCAAGCAAAAACTCTAGGGATCATCTCAGTTCCCTTGAGTTTTAGTTTCGGCTCTAGGGAACTTATTATCCCCTTGGGTTCTAATTAGGGCTCTAGGGAACATTTGAAAACCCTAGGGACCCCGTGGAATTCCAGTAGTGAAGAGAGAGTGGTGTTAGCAGTTAacttaagaagaaaaaaagaattcctATGTGCCTATTGGTTAGATCATGAAAACTAATTAAGGGATCTAGTACACTCCTACCATAGGTAGCCAAATGGCTGATGCCCACCATCTCTTTCCATAATCTATTACACAATCTTTGTAATGGTATACATCAATTGATTGATCAGTAGACTATTAGCCAACAGTATCCATGCTGGTTAGTTTAGGTACCAAATAAGGGGAAGTTggtaggtaggtaggtaggtaggtaCACACCACAGGGCTTCTAGAACCCAAGGAACCAAAAGGACCAGCTTGGAGTTGGAAAAGTTGCTCCAAAACAAAAATGATGAAACAAAAGGACCAAAAAGCATCTCCAAGATTAAATTTGGTAGTAGATTGGATTGTGCACTATTAGGTGAGACATCAGTGTTAATTAGTGGGTTAGCCTAGCTATAGTTGCTGGCCTTTTATTTTGTCCTGAGGCCAACATGAAAACTACCTCAGCTAGCTACAATATCTCTTTGTCCATTTATCAGTTGGAATGGTTGTCAGTACGTCCAATATGCTCCCAACTTGTCCCCATCTACGGTGAAGCTGTACATACATTTGTATGGCCATTCATTATTTCATTAAAGATTActcgcaaaaaaaatattattcgGCTAAAGGATTTCAGGGTGTACACGTATTAGATAATAACTCTATTTCTAGATATAGTTCATGTACGCTCCTTTAGCTGATCAGACGGCTATCCCGATTCAGTGTAAAGCATACACCGTGGATAGCTAAAAGGGTAATTTTACCACCTTGAAAAAGTATCAGGAGGTACGGCACTTTTTAATGTAATATTTGGTACGTATCTTAATTTAGATACTTTGAGATACTATTTTAAGGACTATAAAATTTCTCCATATAAAAAGGTACTGATAATTAGTAAGAACCCTTAACTGTCTAACCACGATAGCTAGCGCCGTTAGCTCTATCACGGAGTACATAAAAGGTAAATTATTGAAAGTAATTATTTAACATATCAACTGCCGTGAGTTGAGCCATCACGTAGTACTCTCTATCCGATGCTCGTTAATGCGTCCATCAATTACAATATATATCTAGCTTCGTCCTAACATAACATGAGTACACATGACTACTGATGGATGTTTACTTCCGTTGTGCTGTGTTTGTTTTTGGGACCAAATTAACCTAACGCAAAGCTCATGTCAAATGAATAACTCTTGTTTCAACGACAACATAAAGTCGCATGCTGTACAATGGCCCGCTTGATTAAGGCTAAAAATCACTGTCCAAAAAACCGTACGATCGATGCAAAACTGTACCATGTTACGGACTTACTGGTAAGGTTTCAACTTTCAAACATTATATCAGCTGGGTCCGTTTAGATTAtacaataatatatatttcgtaCTTATTAAGAAAACTAAAATGTTTTTCAACAAAATTAATGCATATATAGTAAGTGGGGGCCTCGCTCTCTTAATTATCTCCAACCAATATTGATGAGTTCTTGGTTTAATTATGCCTAGTACGACGACCTAAGTGTATTATGTTGTTGTTTGCTAGGGAATTCACAATGATATACCAACCATGTGAAGTCTATCATAAATTCATATTGCATATCATAGGGACATCATTATAGAAGCTGACCTGCCAGTTGCAATAATATTACAAGCGCTGCCGAATAATAAATTTCATCGTCACTTTCTCTGCTTTTTCCCCCCCTGAAACAGGGCAAATTGGATTTAGATAAAAGAGATTATTCTAACCATTTGGTAGAAGGAGACATTTAAGAGCCAAAAATAGAACAAAGAAACTCCAAATCTTGGAACGTTGCGAGAGATATGATTCCGGCATATCCAAAAAGTATATGGAGGATATAAACAACCCTTGTATTCTTCTGATTGATATTTAAACCAGTGCCATCGAATAAATTGGTGACCTAGACTCTAAAGTCAACGAGCCGATTGGATCATTGACAACGTGATAGATAAAACTTCCTATGTCTTTATAGAAGACTATAAAACGTGACAAATAAGTAGGCACCaccaaagaaagaaacaactcTTAAAAAATTAATTCTATCAACACCGTAGAAAAaactaacttttatatataatagatcTACCAAAGAATTTATGTggaaaaaactttggaacttaCTTAGAAACCATCAAGCTGGCTATCAGAGGGCCGGCAGTGAGGCGGAGTTCATCATTTTATTTTACTCTTATCTCTGTTCATTTTCCTCTGATTTTCTGATGTGGAATCACTTTGGTTGGTCAcaatactatatttatttaatt
The nucleotide sequence above comes from Oryza glaberrima chromosome 11, OglaRS2, whole genome shotgun sequence. Encoded proteins:
- the LOC127754931 gene encoding DEAD-box ATP-dependent RNA helicase FANCM, with product MAAPPPPPPLHPAIIIDDDDDDFDWEAAVQEIDRRCALASSSAASESAPPPEPSAAAAAAGTRQLTLDRFVDSFTRRRQMAAMERGPPVPASPPAAAPILPSGARAPPVPGSPPAAAPVPPSGGWGRPSDRAGEGCSRRADEDVVPKPCAVALDHEAARTWIYPTNVQVREYQKKFVEKALFTNTLVALPTGLGKTFIAAVVMYNYFRWFPEGKIVFTAPTRPLVTQQIEACHNTVGIPQEWTIDLKGNLSPSKRSCFWKSKRVFFVTPQVLQNDIQSGICMVNQLVCLVIDEAHRASRNYAYCVVVRELEAARVPLRILALTATPGSKQPAIQNVINNLRISELVHCDESDPEVSRYIQRRTVEPLEIPVGDEAEQVNDKLLDVIRPHLVKLRSARVIDHRDASNWSPHQLRMLKDKFDQAPPPNIPLADKKEIGISFQALTLLYGIMKMLLSYGIKAAHQSIEAKYKEGSWKVLTRNNTFLEVKKTMENFLSQGILSPKVRTLVEVLLDHFRKNPKDSRVIIFAHYRECVKEILCSLRNIDGELVRPAAFIGQSSTGDQLKGQTQKMQQAILHKFRSGEYNILVATSIGEEGLDIMEVDLVVCFDANISALRMIQRMGRTGRKNEGRVVVLACSGQEMKGYLSKQGNTKTMKKLLRDRRRFEYHDSPRMVPHVYNPEVKFVELSIEKYIPCSKKSKVDVNVASPIFNKMSQDDGRLIARYFGACKEDFWKPSLVTFPSFQVSPCDIYRVPHSFRTTNMLIDAMQQLQDLSFSRTKCASPLEGPADVPVAMDEAPEGLFGADGSKEVIPQEYCGLEVLSGEAAWSKNVLVPSSPIKKYPVHSFFSGDYVAVDVSGYVSITFVPALPRTSEFHKDARNVNWHQKVQNKTTSVKLAADISRPTIEFDCLAGFAYSSKPILTDEFGLAPHSPEYTERYGRTDDRHVRGTPPPKTLVSPKEICHKPCNSKPVSPGLSGQEDMELSPRLTYYIEEGIVPESPMLEVGHKHLETDSAANADFVQQKVDFSKSHSEGAKANELKSRNGPLNFEGKGQYFSEISRLAVSPGENALDQTQANKEERMHPSNVKIHSPAAHTPMANLLCDSFSDDWQLRSGGDTPGSVREAPKYKRLCKYADKIKRVSSMSLDDRYDIAAGGNHNFATKRNKRRAKMCLDTFIDDEAEVSEDADVSADEGNDHSEDNYEDSFINDQATPTGQFTQSVHRGENSGDMMAFYRRSLLTQTPIVLPSRYQDVPDNSASRSGSASASCSSENLHNSMETPQGIHQPHHTIGPSPLGDQQSFVARASSMKEQGETSLAHCESSTTLDCRKRKLSFQQAASIPVINLEPELAPAPAPQPSSHITTGVNNNFVWDDDDFFESLDLDAIEAQATELWRLKKEQSTQRSFGN